In Felis catus isolate Fca126 chromosome C2, F.catus_Fca126_mat1.0, whole genome shotgun sequence, a single window of DNA contains:
- the LOC105260898 gene encoding keratin-associated protein 6-3-like, which yields MSTTNVVSYHKGWLQIANLKVLCNDTSLLLYPSITSTANTMCGSYYGNSYGGCGYGGCGYGGCGYGGCGYRGCGYGGCGYGGCGYGGSGYGGCGYGGCGYGGCGYGGCGYGGCGYGGLGCGYGSCYGCGYGYRSHSLHGCGSGCGY from the exons ATGTCTACTACAAATGTTGTTTCTTATCATAAAGGCTGGTTACAAATTGCTAATTTGAAGGTCTTGTGTAA TGAcacttctctccttctctacccAAGCATAACCTCAACAGCCAACACCATGTGTGGAAGCTACTACGGAAACTCTTATGGAGGCTGCGGCTATGGAGGCTGTGGCTATGGAGGCTGCGGCTATGGAGGCTGTGGCTACAGAGGCTGTGGCTACGGAGGCTGTGGCTACGGAGGCTGTGGCTATGGAGGCAGTGGCTATGGAGGCTGCGGCTATGGAGGCTGTGGCTATGGAGGCTGCGGCTATGGAGGCTGTGGCTATGGAGGCTGCGGCTATGGAGGCCTGGGCTGTGGCTATGGCTCCTGCTATGGCTGTGGCTATGGATATCGCTCCCACTCTCTCCATGGCTGTGGCTCTGGCTGTGGCTACTAG